From a region of the Rhodococcus sp. 4CII genome:
- a CDS encoding DMT family transporter produces MLALVAAIGYGVSDFVGGVASRRVAALRVVIVSYPLSLLIVLVIAPFAGGTLTTTSVVWGALAGVAGGVAVWWFYLALASGPMSVVSPLTAVLVAGIPVLVGIVFGERPGPIAFVGIVVALVAVVLVSRESPDETAGEVAGGRVLRFTRAVALLTVGAGIAFALSFVSLHQIGDDGGLWALAVSRASATAVVWLVALSAGHFVLPHGEPFKLAVYVSFLDVLANAAMMYAFQGGLLSLVSVIGSLYPAATVLLAMVMLGERVSRMQQAGMLLALAAVAMIAVAS; encoded by the coding sequence CTGCTCGCGCTCGTGGCCGCGATCGGGTACGGCGTGAGCGATTTCGTCGGGGGTGTCGCCTCCCGCCGCGTCGCGGCCCTCCGGGTCGTCATCGTGTCGTATCCGCTGTCTCTGCTGATCGTCCTGGTGATCGCACCGTTCGCGGGTGGCACCCTCACCACCACGTCCGTCGTGTGGGGAGCCCTGGCCGGCGTGGCCGGTGGTGTGGCGGTGTGGTGGTTCTATCTCGCGCTGGCGTCGGGGCCGATGTCGGTGGTGTCGCCGCTGACGGCCGTGCTGGTGGCGGGAATTCCGGTACTGGTCGGGATCGTGTTCGGGGAGCGGCCCGGGCCGATCGCGTTCGTCGGGATCGTGGTGGCGCTGGTCGCCGTCGTCCTCGTCAGCCGGGAGTCGCCCGACGAGACGGCAGGCGAGGTGGCCGGTGGGAGGGTGCTGCGGTTCACCCGGGCCGTGGCGCTGCTCACCGTCGGAGCCGGTATCGCGTTCGCTCTCTCCTTCGTCTCGTTGCACCAGATCGGTGACGACGGCGGACTGTGGGCCCTCGCCGTGTCCCGGGCCTCGGCCACCGCGGTGGTGTGGCTGGTCGCGTTGTCCGCCGGGCATTTCGTGCTGCCGCACGGTGAACCGTTCAAGCTCGCGGTGTACGTGAGCTTTCTCGACGTTCTGGCCAACGCCGCCATGATGTACGCGTTCCAGGGTGGGCTGCTGTCGCTCGTGAGCGTGATCGGGTCGCTGTACCCCGCGGCCACGGTGCTTCTGGCGATGGTGATGCTCGGGGAACGGGTGAGCCGGATGCAGCAGGCGGGCATGCTGCTCGCGCTCGCGGCCGTTGCGATGATCGCCGTGGCCAGCTGA
- a CDS encoding PAS domain S-box protein gives MRELDSDGFAALVESIPHAISVHDRDRNVVFSNSACAALIGYDTEEFADLDHERLFHPDDAPLWGTMLARVLGVENPSATAHLRIRHRAGHWIWVLVAASTFIAGPERLVALVLQDESDTIWGNPTAARQPIR, from the coding sequence GTGAGAGAATTGGATAGCGACGGATTCGCTGCCCTGGTGGAGTCCATCCCACACGCGATCAGCGTGCACGACCGGGACCGGAACGTCGTATTCAGCAACTCCGCGTGCGCCGCCCTGATCGGCTACGACACCGAGGAATTCGCAGACCTCGACCACGAACGGCTGTTCCACCCCGACGACGCCCCACTGTGGGGCACCATGCTCGCTCGGGTACTGGGGGTCGAAAACCCCAGCGCCACAGCACATCTCCGGATCCGCCACCGCGCCGGTCATTGGATCTGGGTGCTCGTCGCGGCGTCCACATTCATCGCAGGCCCCGAGAGGCTGGTCGCACTCGTCCTCCAGGACGAATCCGACACGATCTGGGGCAACCCCACGGCCGCGCGACAGCCCATCAGGTAG
- the bluB gene encoding 5,6-dimethylbenzimidazole synthase gives MTESACSPEPRPEPVLSVYDAIRRRRDVRAEFTGEPIEPEVLDRILGAGHCAPSVGNTQPWDFVVVRDTGTLSTFAGHVAGARRRFAESLPEDRKATFDPIKIEGICESGMGVVVTYDRSRGGEHILGRHTVDDTGLFSAVLAIQNLWLAAAAENVGVGWVSFYDEPYLTELLGIPEPVRPIAWLCVGRVAEFQQVPDLERFGWRGRRPLADAVHLEKF, from the coding sequence GTGACCGAGTCTGCGTGTAGTCCTGAACCCCGCCCCGAACCCGTGCTGTCCGTGTACGACGCGATCCGTCGTCGCCGGGACGTGCGAGCCGAGTTCACCGGGGAGCCGATCGAGCCGGAGGTCCTCGATCGCATCCTTGGCGCCGGGCACTGCGCCCCCAGCGTCGGCAACACGCAGCCGTGGGATTTCGTGGTCGTGCGCGACACCGGGACACTGAGCACCTTCGCCGGCCACGTGGCAGGGGCCCGCAGGCGGTTCGCGGAATCGCTGCCCGAAGACCGGAAGGCGACGTTCGACCCGATCAAGATCGAAGGGATCTGCGAGAGCGGCATGGGTGTGGTCGTGACCTACGACCGGAGTCGCGGCGGCGAACACATCCTCGGCAGGCACACGGTCGACGACACCGGCCTGTTCTCGGCGGTGCTCGCGATCCAGAACCTGTGGCTCGCGGCGGCCGCCGAGAACGTGGGCGTCGGGTGGGTGTCGTTCTACGACGAGCCGTATCTCACCGAGCTGCTGGGCATTCCGGAGCCGGTACGTCCCATCGCATGGCTGTGCGTGGGGAGGGTCGCCGAGTTCCAGCAGGTGCCGGACCTCGAGCGCTTCGGGTGGCGGGGGCGCCGGCCGCTGGCCGACGCCGTCCACCTCGAGAAGTTCTAG
- a CDS encoding MFS transporter, giving the protein MNTRAAGLSTGQGPRLPSEIWVLVSASFVIALGFGLVAPALPQFARSFDVSVTAATVVISSFAFMRLVFAPVSGRLVQRLGERPVYITGLLIVAASTAACAVAGDYWQLLIFRALGGIGSTMFTVSAMGLVIRIAPVDSRGRVSGLYATSFLMGSISGPLVGGLLVGFGLRVPFVIYAIALVIAAAVVFVSLRGSHLTAPDATATGATMTLRDALGQPIYRAALGSNFAFGGVIFGVRVAMVPLFVVEALHRDASLAGIALTVFAVGNALVLMVSGRLSDVYGRKLFVLLGLLVCGASTIGMGLSESLPVFLVLSGIAGIGSGVMSPAQQAAVADVVGAKSRGGPVLATFQMVADVGGVLGPVGAGLLAQHLSYAVAFGVTGGVMLLAAVGWLLVPNRAAPKVSVEAV; this is encoded by the coding sequence ATGAACACTCGCGCAGCCGGGCTGTCCACCGGGCAGGGCCCGCGGCTCCCGTCCGAAATCTGGGTGCTGGTCTCGGCCAGCTTCGTCATCGCACTCGGGTTCGGGCTCGTCGCACCCGCCCTCCCTCAGTTCGCCCGCAGCTTCGACGTGAGCGTCACGGCCGCCACCGTCGTGATCTCCTCGTTCGCGTTCATGCGTCTGGTCTTCGCCCCGGTCAGCGGACGGCTGGTGCAGCGGCTGGGAGAGCGTCCGGTCTACATCACCGGTCTCCTGATCGTCGCCGCGTCGACCGCCGCCTGCGCGGTCGCGGGGGACTACTGGCAGCTGCTGATCTTCCGTGCACTCGGGGGCATCGGCTCGACGATGTTCACGGTGTCGGCGATGGGCCTCGTCATCCGCATAGCGCCGGTGGACAGTCGTGGCCGCGTGTCCGGGCTGTACGCGACGAGCTTTCTGATGGGCTCGATCTCCGGACCGCTCGTCGGTGGTCTGCTCGTCGGCTTCGGTCTCCGGGTTCCGTTCGTCATCTACGCGATCGCCCTCGTCATCGCTGCCGCCGTCGTGTTCGTGAGCCTGCGCGGTTCCCACCTCACCGCGCCGGACGCCACCGCCACCGGTGCCACCATGACGCTGCGGGACGCCCTGGGACAGCCGATCTACCGGGCCGCGCTGGGGTCGAACTTCGCGTTCGGCGGAGTGATCTTCGGGGTGCGGGTCGCGATGGTCCCGCTGTTCGTCGTCGAGGCGCTGCACCGCGACGCGTCCCTCGCCGGCATCGCCCTCACCGTCTTCGCCGTCGGGAACGCGCTCGTCCTCATGGTGTCGGGACGGTTGTCCGACGTCTACGGACGGAAGCTGTTCGTTCTCCTCGGCCTGCTGGTGTGCGGCGCCAGCACCATCGGGATGGGTCTCAGCGAGAGCCTCCCGGTATTCCTGGTGCTGTCGGGTATCGCCGGCATCGGGTCCGGCGTGATGAGCCCGGCGCAGCAGGCTGCGGTCGCCGACGTCGTCGGCGCGAAGTCCCGCGGCGGCCCCGTGCTGGCCACGTTCCAGATGGTCGCCGACGTCGGCGGAGTGCTCGGTCCGGTGGGTGCGGGTCTGCTCGCTCAGCACCTGTCGTACGCGGTCGCCTTCGGCGTGACCGGAGGGGTCATGCTCCTCGCCGCCGTGGGCTGGCTGTTGGTGCCGAACAGGGCGGCGCCCAAGGTGTCGGTCGAAGCGGTCTGA
- a CDS encoding DsbA family protein, with the protein MSAKNKYNPQPESSRSTYILGGLAVLVIAALVIGGVIWQSNRSKPRNDGYGGVQNSEVQVALQDDGVVVLGRPDAATTIDLFEDPMCPYCAELENRNGQEIAQAVDDGKVAVRYHVLNFLDRLSASGDYSTRAVAASECIAETGDAVAYSAFHAALFSPANQPKENGSSDHTNEDLARIAGGAGASDAATQCISTGAKVEQARAHAEAGRQALAASGATGTPAVVKDGTVIDALSNENWVSQL; encoded by the coding sequence GTGAGCGCGAAGAACAAGTACAACCCGCAACCGGAATCGAGCCGGTCCACTTACATTCTCGGTGGGCTCGCCGTGCTGGTGATCGCAGCACTGGTCATCGGGGGTGTGATCTGGCAGAGCAACCGCAGCAAGCCGCGGAACGACGGGTACGGCGGCGTCCAGAACTCGGAGGTCCAGGTGGCGTTGCAGGACGACGGCGTGGTCGTTCTCGGTCGCCCCGACGCGGCCACCACGATCGATCTGTTCGAAGACCCGATGTGCCCGTACTGCGCCGAACTCGAGAACCGGAACGGCCAGGAAATCGCGCAGGCCGTCGACGACGGCAAGGTGGCCGTACGCTATCACGTCCTGAACTTCCTCGACCGGCTCTCGGCGAGCGGTGACTACTCCACCCGCGCCGTCGCCGCATCCGAGTGCATCGCCGAAACCGGTGACGCCGTGGCGTACTCGGCGTTCCACGCGGCCCTGTTCTCGCCCGCGAATCAGCCGAAGGAGAACGGCAGCTCGGACCACACCAACGAGGATCTCGCGCGGATCGCCGGCGGCGCCGGAGCGTCCGACGCCGCCACCCAGTGCATCAGCACCGGTGCGAAGGTCGAGCAGGCCCGTGCGCACGCCGAGGCGGGCCGTCAGGCCCTCGCAGCGAGCGGCGCCACCGGCACCCCTGCCGTGGTGAAGGACGGCACCGTGATCGACGCGCTGTCCAACGAGAACTGGGTGTCGCAGCTGTAG
- a CDS encoding GTP-binding protein, translating into MAKKRIPVVIVAGFLGSGKTTLLNHVLRNNRGVRVGVIVNDFGAVNIDSMMVAGQVDSMVSLSNGCMCCAVDVSDMDEMLDRLAHPTSQIDVIIVEASGLAEPRNMIRLVLGSANPHVVYGGLVVMVDGEQFEDMSAQHPDLGKHVTLADLVILNKTDRIDEDRRAAVHATVRGYNDRAPVLTTAHGRIEPTLLFDREPGREPAAGEQLTLDQLLLDQHEHCDGSDHLHSSYEAIDFASEAPIDPRRLVEFLEKRPVGIYRIKGFVHFAVPGQSRKFEVQTVGPHIRFTSARWEPGEERATQLVLIGADIEAGHVRERLADCVVASGEEADPGAMLGVHRYTVTA; encoded by the coding sequence GTGGCGAAGAAGCGGATTCCGGTCGTCATCGTCGCCGGATTCCTCGGTTCGGGAAAGACCACGCTGCTGAACCACGTGCTGCGGAACAACCGCGGGGTCCGCGTCGGCGTCATCGTCAACGACTTCGGCGCCGTGAACATCGATTCGATGATGGTGGCCGGTCAGGTCGATTCCATGGTGTCGCTGAGTAACGGGTGCATGTGCTGCGCAGTCGATGTCAGCGACATGGACGAGATGCTGGACCGCCTCGCCCACCCCACGTCGCAGATCGACGTGATCATCGTCGAGGCGAGCGGGCTCGCGGAGCCGCGCAACATGATTCGGCTCGTCCTCGGCAGCGCGAACCCGCATGTCGTGTACGGCGGACTGGTCGTGATGGTCGACGGTGAGCAGTTCGAGGACATGTCGGCGCAGCACCCGGACCTCGGCAAGCACGTCACGCTCGCCGACCTGGTGATCCTCAACAAGACCGACCGCATCGACGAGGACCGGCGGGCAGCCGTGCATGCGACGGTCCGCGGGTACAACGACCGCGCACCCGTCCTCACCACCGCGCACGGGCGGATCGAGCCCACCCTCCTGTTCGACCGTGAGCCCGGGCGCGAACCGGCGGCGGGGGAGCAGCTCACCCTCGATCAACTCCTGCTGGATCAGCACGAGCACTGCGACGGCTCCGACCACTTGCACTCGTCGTACGAGGCGATCGATTTCGCGTCGGAGGCGCCGATCGATCCACGGCGACTCGTGGAGTTCCTCGAGAAGCGACCGGTCGGCATCTACCGGATCAAGGGATTCGTGCATTTCGCCGTGCCCGGGCAGTCGCGGAAGTTCGAGGTGCAGACGGTCGGCCCGCATATCAGATTCACGTCGGCGCGTTGGGAACCCGGCGAGGAACGGGCAACCCAGCTGGTGCTCATCGGCGCCGACATCGAGGCCGGGCACGTGCGGGAACGGCTCGCGGACTGCGTCGTGGCAAGCGGAGAAGAGGCGGACCCCGGCGCGATGCTGGGTGTGCACCGCTATACCGTGACGGCGTGA
- the pgm gene encoding phosphoglucomutase (alpha-D-glucose-1,6-bisphosphate-dependent) — translation MAHDRAGQVALPEDLVDIPHLVTAYYSGVPDPDNPLQQVLFGTSGHRGSSLDTAFNEAHILATTQAIVEYRASQGVDGPLFLGRDTHALSEPAWTSALEVLAANDVTVLIDSRDRYTPTPAVSHAILRYNRSGPESQADGIVVTPSHNPPRDGGFKYNPPHGGPAGSEATTIIADRANELLRRNLSGVRRISADRAIRRAERYDFLRFYIDDLPSVLDFDAIRSAGVRIGADPLGGASVDYWGAIADTHRLDLEVVNPLVDPTWRFMTLDTDGKIRMDCSSPDAMASLIGARDRFDISTGNDADADRHGIVTPDGGLMNPNHYLAVAIDYLFSHRTGWGPAVKVGKTLVSSSMIDRVVDSLGRELLEVPVGFKWFVPGLLEGSLGFGGEESAGASFLRHDGEVWTTDKDGIILALLASEMTAVTGKTPSVRYLELAEKFGSPAYARIDAPASREQKAVLAKLSPEQVSATELAGEPITATLTSAPGNGAPLGGLKVTTDSSWFAARPSGTEDVYKIYAESFLGPDHLAEVQAAARDLVADVLR, via the coding sequence GTGGCGCACGACAGGGCGGGTCAGGTGGCACTGCCGGAAGATCTCGTCGACATCCCGCACCTGGTGACCGCGTACTACAGCGGGGTGCCCGACCCCGATAATCCGTTGCAGCAAGTACTGTTCGGGACTTCCGGGCACCGAGGCTCGAGCCTGGACACTGCGTTCAACGAGGCTCACATCCTGGCCACCACCCAGGCCATCGTCGAGTACCGGGCGTCGCAGGGCGTCGACGGGCCGCTGTTCCTCGGCCGCGACACCCACGCCCTGTCGGAGCCGGCGTGGACGTCGGCTCTGGAGGTCCTGGCCGCGAACGACGTGACGGTGCTGATCGATTCGCGCGATCGGTACACCCCGACCCCCGCGGTCAGTCATGCGATTCTCCGCTACAACCGCAGTGGCCCGGAGTCTCAGGCCGATGGGATCGTCGTGACCCCGTCGCACAACCCGCCTCGCGACGGCGGCTTCAAATACAATCCGCCGCACGGCGGCCCCGCCGGCTCCGAGGCGACGACGATCATCGCCGACCGCGCGAACGAGTTACTCCGCCGGAACCTCTCGGGGGTGCGGAGAATCTCCGCGGACCGGGCGATCCGGCGGGCCGAGCGATACGACTTCCTCCGCTTCTACATCGACGACCTGCCGAGTGTTCTCGATTTCGACGCCATCCGGAGCGCCGGTGTGCGGATCGGCGCCGATCCGCTGGGCGGGGCCAGCGTCGACTACTGGGGTGCCATCGCCGACACCCACCGGCTCGATCTCGAGGTCGTCAATCCGCTGGTCGATCCGACGTGGCGGTTCATGACCCTCGACACCGACGGCAAGATCCGTATGGACTGCTCGTCACCGGATGCCATGGCCTCGCTGATCGGCGCCCGCGACCGGTTCGACATCTCCACCGGAAACGACGCCGACGCGGATCGGCACGGGATCGTCACTCCCGATGGGGGACTGATGAATCCCAACCACTACCTCGCGGTGGCCATCGACTACCTGTTCTCCCACCGGACGGGATGGGGGCCTGCGGTGAAGGTGGGCAAGACGCTCGTCAGCTCGTCGATGATCGACCGCGTCGTCGACAGCCTCGGCCGCGAACTGCTCGAGGTTCCGGTGGGATTCAAGTGGTTCGTCCCCGGACTCCTCGAGGGCTCGCTCGGGTTCGGCGGTGAGGAGAGCGCGGGAGCCTCGTTCCTGCGCCACGACGGCGAGGTGTGGACCACCGACAAGGATGGGATCATCCTGGCCCTGCTCGCCTCGGAGATGACGGCCGTGACCGGCAAGACACCGTCGGTCCGGTACCTCGAGCTGGCCGAGAAGTTCGGCAGCCCGGCGTACGCGCGCATCGATGCCCCCGCCAGCCGGGAGCAGAAGGCGGTGCTGGCGAAGCTGTCCCCCGAACAGGTGTCCGCCACCGAACTGGCGGGCGAGCCGATCACCGCGACGCTGACCAGTGCGCCGGGCAACGGAGCGCCGCTCGGCGGGCTGAAGGTCACCACGGATTCGTCGTGGTTCGCGGCGCGGCCGTCGGGAACCGAGGACGTCTACAAGATCTACGCCGAATCCTTCCTGGGCCCGGACCATCTCGCGGAGGTGCAGGCGGCGGCCAGGGACCTGGTGGCCGACGTCCTGAGATAG
- a CDS encoding DapH/DapD/GlmU-related protein, whose amino-acid sequence MRFVTIVQASAFVPVWLRVLLLMAAGAKVWGAGIYSGCYFGSKDISMGVGTFVNRGVLFDGTAPITLGRQVAVGHRAQFVTSTHDIGPASGRCGRVVHRPIVIGDGCWIGAGAIILPGVTVGAGCVIGAGAVVTRDCEPNGLYAGSPASRVRDLGAGASVG is encoded by the coding sequence GTGCGTTTCGTCACCATAGTTCAGGCCTCCGCGTTCGTCCCCGTCTGGCTGCGCGTGCTCCTCCTGATGGCGGCGGGCGCGAAGGTGTGGGGCGCGGGCATCTACTCGGGCTGCTACTTCGGCAGCAAGGACATCTCGATGGGTGTGGGCACGTTCGTGAACCGGGGAGTGCTGTTCGACGGGACCGCGCCCATCACGCTCGGCAGGCAGGTCGCCGTCGGGCATCGTGCGCAGTTCGTCACGAGCACCCACGACATCGGTCCGGCCTCCGGTCGGTGTGGGCGGGTGGTACATCGTCCGATCGTGATCGGCGACGGGTGCTGGATCGGCGCCGGCGCGATCATCCTTCCCGGGGTGACGGTGGGGGCCGGGTGCGTCATCGGGGCGGGCGCGGTGGTCACCCGTGACTGCGAGCCGAACGGGCTGTACGCCGGCTCACCCGCGTCCCGTGTCCGCGACCTGGGCGCCGGGGCCTCCGTCGGCTGA
- a CDS encoding MauE/DoxX family redox-associated membrane protein, translating into MWIKIVSLLARLSLAGVWLVSGALKVADPAQTVIAVRAYQLLPEDLVRPVANTLPFFEIALGLLLLIGLAVRVTASVSAVLLLVLIGVIVSVWARGLSIDCGCFGGGGVADVNGWDYIREILRDVGFLALAAWLMVFPRTPFALGLRSRTTLSVTPQQTVAQ; encoded by the coding sequence GTGTGGATCAAGATCGTCTCCCTCCTCGCCAGGCTGTCTCTCGCCGGCGTCTGGCTGGTCTCCGGCGCACTGAAAGTCGCCGACCCCGCCCAGACCGTCATCGCCGTCCGCGCCTACCAACTGCTTCCCGAGGACCTCGTCCGTCCGGTAGCCAACACGTTGCCGTTCTTCGAGATCGCGCTGGGACTGCTCCTGCTGATCGGTCTCGCAGTCCGGGTCACGGCCTCCGTGTCGGCCGTGCTGCTCCTCGTGCTCATCGGCGTGATCGTCTCGGTGTGGGCCCGCGGGCTGTCCATCGACTGCGGATGCTTCGGCGGCGGCGGTGTGGCCGACGTGAACGGCTGGGACTACATCAGGGAAATCCTCCGCGATGTGGGCTTCCTCGCACTGGCAGCGTGGTTGATGGTGTTCCCGCGTACGCCGTTCGCGCTGGGGCTCCGCTCCCGCACCACTCTCTCAGTGACCCCTCAGCAGACGGTGGCACAGTAA
- a CDS encoding CrcB family protein codes for MSLTKPVAVVALGGALGACARFLLSELWPGIWTVLVINVVGSLLLGCLAEILGPDRLWRLFLGVGVLGGFTTFSTFAVDAAREDAATAALYVVATLVPALLAARLGMLAGHIYRRVVARRVAA; via the coding sequence GTGTCCCTGACGAAACCCGTGGCTGTGGTCGCGCTGGGCGGTGCCCTCGGCGCGTGCGCGAGATTCCTCCTGTCCGAGCTGTGGCCGGGCATCTGGACCGTCCTGGTGATCAATGTGGTCGGTTCGCTTCTGCTCGGCTGCCTGGCCGAGATCCTCGGACCGGACCGGTTGTGGCGGCTGTTCCTCGGGGTCGGCGTGCTCGGCGGGTTCACCACGTTTTCGACATTCGCCGTGGACGCCGCGCGTGAGGACGCGGCGACCGCCGCGCTCTACGTGGTGGCGACCCTGGTACCCGCTCTGCTCGCCGCGCGGCTGGGCATGCTCGCCGGTCACATCTACCGGCGCGTGGTCGCGCGGAGGGTTGCCGCGTGA
- the crcB gene encoding fluoride efflux transporter CrcB, producing MTVLLVGLGGALGATTRYLAGRYVDSYRSFPVATFVVNVAGCLILGLLAGASLSAQTFALLGTGFCGGLTTYSTFAVESVGLARIRHTLTSLVYVVASVAFGLAAAWLGFRSTS from the coding sequence GTGACGGTTCTGCTCGTGGGGCTCGGCGGCGCGCTCGGTGCGACGACGCGCTACCTCGCGGGCCGGTACGTCGACTCGTACCGCAGTTTTCCCGTGGCCACCTTCGTGGTGAACGTTGCCGGATGCCTGATCCTCGGACTGCTGGCGGGGGCATCGTTGTCCGCGCAGACCTTCGCGCTCCTCGGCACGGGGTTCTGCGGCGGACTGACCACCTACTCGACGTTCGCGGTCGAATCGGTGGGCCTCGCGCGGATCCGTCACACGCTCACGTCCCTGGTGTACGTGGTCGCGAGTGTGGCATTCGGTCTGGCCGCCGCCTGGCTCGGATTCCGATCGACGTCTTGA
- a CDS encoding DEAD/DEAH box helicase, with amino-acid sequence MSDTHAPDTTFAALGVREPLVKALADKGITSPFPIQVDTLPDTLSGRDVLGRGKTGSGKTLAFSIPMVSRLAGELSGGKRRPGRPVGLILAPTRELATQITATLEPLAAAYDLRVTTIFGGVSQNRQVNALKAGVDIVVACPGRLEDLMKQKFVSLDAVEITVLDEADHMADLGFLPVVTRILNATPQQGQRLLFSATLDNGVDKLVKRFLKNEVLHSVDEANSPVAAMTHHVFDVDGVEAKRKLVERLASGTGRRILFMRTKHQARKLARQLTEAGIPSVDLHGNLSQAARDRNLASFSAGDARVLVATDVAARGVHVDDVQLVVHVDPPAEHKAYLHRSGRTARAGSAGDVVTVVLPEQRKDLAVLMRKAAIKVTPVRSTADSAHVLDLVGDIAPHVAPAPKVAPAANGGGGRNQRPGGAQGGRGGQGGRAHGQGGGARRSRAGGAGRTRAASSTGSGARTAAAGGSRRRQG; translated from the coding sequence TTGTCTGACACACACGCTCCCGACACGACATTCGCCGCGCTCGGTGTCCGCGAACCGCTGGTGAAAGCACTCGCCGACAAGGGGATCACCTCCCCGTTCCCCATCCAGGTCGACACCCTTCCCGACACGCTGTCGGGTCGCGATGTGCTCGGCCGGGGCAAGACCGGCAGCGGTAAGACGCTCGCCTTTTCCATCCCGATGGTGTCTCGCCTCGCCGGCGAACTGTCCGGCGGCAAGCGCCGCCCGGGTCGCCCGGTGGGCCTGATCCTGGCCCCCACCCGCGAGCTCGCCACGCAGATCACGGCAACCCTCGAGCCCCTCGCCGCCGCCTACGACCTGCGGGTCACCACGATCTTCGGTGGTGTCTCCCAGAACCGCCAGGTGAACGCACTCAAGGCCGGCGTCGACATCGTCGTCGCATGCCCCGGCCGGCTCGAAGACCTGATGAAGCAGAAGTTCGTGAGCCTCGACGCCGTCGAGATCACCGTCCTCGACGAGGCCGATCACATGGCCGACCTCGGCTTCCTGCCCGTCGTCACCCGCATCCTCAACGCGACCCCCCAGCAGGGGCAGCGGCTGCTGTTCTCCGCCACCCTGGACAACGGCGTGGACAAGCTGGTGAAGCGCTTCCTGAAGAACGAGGTCCTGCACTCGGTCGACGAGGCGAACTCGCCCGTCGCCGCCATGACGCACCACGTGTTCGACGTGGACGGCGTCGAGGCCAAGCGCAAACTGGTCGAGCGGCTGGCGTCCGGCACCGGACGACGCATCCTGTTCATGCGGACCAAGCACCAGGCCCGCAAGCTGGCGCGTCAGCTCACCGAGGCGGGAATCCCGTCGGTCGACCTGCACGGCAACCTGTCGCAGGCGGCCCGCGACCGCAACCTCGCGTCGTTCTCCGCCGGTGACGCACGCGTGCTGGTGGCCACCGACGTCGCGGCGCGCGGCGTTCACGTCGACGACGTGCAGTTGGTCGTCCACGTCGATCCGCCCGCCGAGCACAAGGCGTACCTGCACCGTTCCGGTCGTACCGCACGCGCGGGCAGTGCCGGCGACGTCGTGACGGTGGTGCTGCCCGAGCAGCGCAAGGATCTGGCCGTCCTCATGCGCAAGGCCGCGATCAAGGTGACCCCCGTCCGCAGCACCGCGGATTCCGCCCACGTCCTCGACCTCGTCGGCGACATCGCACCGCACGTCGCTCCCGCCCCCAAGGTGGCACCCGCGGCGAACGGCGGTGGCGGACGCAATCAGCGACCGGGCGGCGCCCAGGGCGGACGCGGCGGTCAGGGCGGACGCGCGCACGGTCAGGGCGGCGGGGCACGTCGCTCCCGCGCGGGTGGAGCAGGCCGCACGCGCGCAGCCTCCTCCACCGGCAGTGGAGCCCGCACGGCGGCCGCGGGCGGCTCACGCCGCCGTCAGGGCTAG
- the smpB gene encoding SsrA-binding protein SmpB gives MKEKGRKVIATNRKARHNYSILDVYEAGIALVGTEVKSLREGKASLVDAFATVDDGEVWLRGLHIPEYTQGTWTNHAPRRTRKLLLHKREIEHLVGKTREGNQTLVPLSMYFSDGKVKVELALAKGKQDYDKRQDLARRTAEREVTRELGRRVKGMR, from the coding sequence GTGAAGGAAAAGGGCCGCAAGGTCATTGCGACCAACCGCAAGGCGCGTCACAACTACAGCATCCTCGATGTCTACGAGGCGGGCATCGCGCTCGTCGGCACCGAGGTGAAGAGCCTCCGCGAAGGCAAGGCGTCGCTGGTGGACGCGTTCGCCACCGTCGACGACGGCGAGGTGTGGCTGCGCGGACTGCACATCCCCGAGTACACCCAGGGGACGTGGACCAATCACGCGCCGCGCCGTACCCGGAAGCTGCTGCTGCACAAGCGGGAGATCGAGCACCTCGTCGGCAAGACGCGCGAGGGCAACCAGACCCTGGTTCCCCTGTCGATGTATTTTTCCGACGGCAAGGTCAAGGTCGAACTCGCGCTCGCGAAGGGCAAGCAGGACTACGACAAGCGGCAGGATCTGGCCAGGCGCACCGCCGAGCGTGAGGTGACCCGCGAACTCGGACGCCGAGTCAAGGGCATGCGCTGA